DNA sequence from the Desulfobacteraceae bacterium genome:
ATCTTGATTTCGGCGGCGTCGTCGCCATAGATGATTTCCCCGCGGGTCAACACGCCGTCCACATCCAGCAGCAGCAGTTTGACGGTCTTGAGGGTTTGGTTTTCCAGGGTGTTCATCGATTTTTCCATGTTGGGTGCTGCTTGAGGCCCGTGGCGCTGTTGGCCGCGAAATCTCTCAGCGCGCCAGTTCGTGAATCGCCTTCAGTTGGGCCAATAGCGGCGGCAGCATGTCCAGGCGCAGGGAGTTGGGGCCGTCGCAAAGCGCCCGGTCGGGTTCGGGGTGGACCTCCATGAAAACGGCGTCGGCACCGGCAGCGACCGCGGCCCGGGCCAGAACCGGCGCGAATTGCCGCTGCCCGCCGGAGCTTTGGCCGGCCCCCCCGGGCAGCTGCACGCTGTGGGTGGCGTCAAAAACAACCGGGCAGCCGGTTTGCTGCAAAATCGGGATCGCCCGAAAATCCACCACCAGGTTGTTGTAGCCGAACATGACGCCGCGCTCGGTCAAGAGCACCCGACGGTTTCCGGTGGAAATGATCTTTTCCACAACGTTGGCGACGTCCCAGGGGGCCAGAAACTGCCCCTTCTTGACGTTGACCGGCTTGCCGGTTGTGGCCACCGCCAGCAGC
Encoded proteins:
- the kdsA gene encoding 3-deoxy-8-phosphooctulonate synthase; amino-acid sequence: MASTNPEIEVGPLRIGGRQPLALIAGPCVIESPEGTLAIAAALKELTTRLAIPFIFKASYDKANRTALSAYRGPGLKDGLAVLARIKRELHVPVLSDVHAVNEVAAAAEVLDVIQIPAFLCRQTDLLLAVATTGKPVNVKKGQFLAPWDVANVVEKIISTGNRRVLLTERGVMFGYNNLVVDFRAIPILQQTGCPVVFDATHSVQLPGGAGQSSGGQRQFAPVLARAAVAAGADAVFMEVHPEPDRALCDGPNSLRLDMLPPLLAQLKAIHELAR